In the Synechococcus sp. MU1643 genome, CAAGCCGAACTTGAGGCACTGGCCGCATTGGTGGGCCGTCACCCCCAGCTGATGGTGATGAGCGATGAGATCTATGAATATCTCCTGGCCGAGGGTCAGCAGCACTGCAGCTTCGCAGCCGTCGCCGAAGAGATCCGCTCGCGCTGCTTCACCGTGAACGGCTTTGCCAAAGGCTGGGCAATGACCGGCTGGCGCCTCGGTTATCTGGCTGGAGATTCTGCCGTGATCAAGGCCGCTTCTGCTCTGCAGAGCCAGAGCACCAGCAATGTATGCAGCTTTGCTCAACGGGGGGCCCTGGCGGCGATCGAAGGACCCCGAGATTGCGTGCGCGAGATGGCCATCAGCTACAACCACCGACGCGCGCTGCTCACGGAAGGGCTACAAGCCCTGGAGGGCATCACCCTGACGCCCCCTCAAGGGGCTTTTTACGCCTTCCCTCGTCTGCCAGATGGTGTGCCCGATTCGATGGAGTTTTGCCGGCAAGCCCTGGAACAGGAAGGTCTGGCGATGGTTCCAGGCCTGGCCTTCGGCGACGACCGCTGCATTCGACTCTCCTGTGCCGTAGCGGATGAGACGATCAACGATGGACTAATGCGACTGAAGCGACTGCTTCGTTCCTTCTGATCCAATCTGATCACTTCCAATTTCTGAATGGCTGTAGGAAAACGCAAGGCCGTGGTGGCCTTCGGTTTGATTGCCGGCCTCGCCCTCACGGCCAGTGTTTCAAGCTGCGGAGCACCCCAGAACAAATCCAAACAGGCTGTTCTACAGATTGGGGCCATCCCCGACCAAAACCCTGAGAAACTGAATCGCCTCTACGGCACTCTGTCGGAGGAACTGAGCGAGAAGCTTGATGTTCCTGTGCGTTATGGGCCGGTGAGCAACTATGCGGCGGCGGTCAGTGCCTTTCGCACCGGCAGTCTTGATCTGGTTTGGTTCGGTGGACTCACCGGTGTGCAGGCCAGGCTGCAGACGCCTGGAGCCCGTGTGCTGGCGCAACGCGACATCGACGCCGAATTCACCAGTGTGTTCATCGCCAATGGGGCCAGCGGCTTGCGCCCCTTCACCAGTGCCGACCAACTGGTTGAGTTGAAGGGACGCCGATTGGCCTTTGGTTCGGAGAGTTCCACCTCTGGCCGCCTGATGCCCCAGTTCTTCATGGGGGAAAACGGCGTCAAACCTGAGGATCTGGCGGGGGGCGGACCTGGCTTCAGCGGTAGCCACGACGCCACCATTGCGGTGGTGCAAAGCGGTGCCTACGAGGTGGGTACCTTGAACGAACAGGTCTGGCGCAGCAATATTGCAGATGGCCGCGTGGATCCCGACAAAGTGTCGGTGATTTGGAGGACACCGCCCTACGTGGATTACCACTGGGTTGTACGGCCAGGTCTGGATGACCGCTTTGGCGCTGGTTTCACCAACAAACTTCAAACCGCGTTGCTGGACCTCTCGGCAGAGACCGAGAACGGCGCAGCAATTCTTGAGTTGTTCGGTGCAGAACGCTTCATCCCTGCCAAAGACGAGGACTACGTGTTGATCGAATCGGTGGGTCGCCAGCTCGGAAAAATCCGTTGACGGCACTGCTGGAGCTGCACCAGGCCTGCTTGGGACAACGGCTCCAACCGATCAGCCTCACCCTTCGTGCTGACCAGAGAGTGGTTTTGCTCGGTGCCAGTGGCGC is a window encoding:
- a CDS encoding pyridoxal phosphate-dependent aminotransferase, with translation MPRPPELSDRAVALKPSLTLEISAKAKALRDSGKDICSLSAGEPDFATPPFIVEAAQRALGSGFTRYGPAAGDPDLRAALAHKLSVENGIPTQTEQVLVTNGGKQAIYNLFQVLLNPGDEVLLPAPYWLSYPEMAALAGASTRIIHTKAEEGFRLNLNLLEQQITPRSRLLVINSPGNPSGQVMTQAELEALAALVGRHPQLMVMSDEIYEYLLAEGQQHCSFAAVAEEIRSRCFTVNGFAKGWAMTGWRLGYLAGDSAVIKAASALQSQSTSNVCSFAQRGALAAIEGPRDCVREMAISYNHRRALLTEGLQALEGITLTPPQGAFYAFPRLPDGVPDSMEFCRQALEQEGLAMVPGLAFGDDRCIRLSCAVADETINDGLMRLKRLLRSF
- a CDS encoding putative selenate ABC transporter substrate-binding protein, with amino-acid sequence MAVGKRKAVVAFGLIAGLALTASVSSCGAPQNKSKQAVLQIGAIPDQNPEKLNRLYGTLSEELSEKLDVPVRYGPVSNYAAAVSAFRTGSLDLVWFGGLTGVQARLQTPGARVLAQRDIDAEFTSVFIANGASGLRPFTSADQLVELKGRRLAFGSESSTSGRLMPQFFMGENGVKPEDLAGGGPGFSGSHDATIAVVQSGAYEVGTLNEQVWRSNIADGRVDPDKVSVIWRTPPYVDYHWVVRPGLDDRFGAGFTNKLQTALLDLSAETENGAAILELFGAERFIPAKDEDYVLIESVGRQLGKIR